Within Amycolatopsis sp. FDAARGOS 1241, the genomic segment CGGCGCCCTGCTCGGCGCCGTAGCCGCCGCGTTGCTGCTCGGCATCCTCGGCACGCGCGACGCCGACCGCGACTCCGTGATCGGCGTGATCCTGTCCTTCGGGCTCGGCATGGGTGTGCTGCTGCTGTCCTTCTACAAGGGACGGTCGGCCAACAAGTTCGGCATCCTCACCGGCCAGATCATCACGGTGGACTCGACCAACCTCACCGCGCTGGTCGTCTCGGCGGTCGCCGTGCTGGCCGTGCTGGCGTGCGTCTACCGGCCCCTGCTGTTCGCCAGCGTGGACCGCAACGTCGCCGTCGCGCGCGGTGTGCCGGTGAAGTCGCTGACCGTGGTGTTCGCCCTGCTCGTCGGCGTCGCGACGGCGTTGAGCGTGCAGATCGTGGGTTCGCTGCTGGTCGTCGCGCTGATGGTGACGCCCGCGGCCGCCGCCGCCCGCGTCACGGCCAGCCCGCTGCGCGCCACGGTGCTTTCGGTGGTCTTCGCCGAGGTGTCGGCGCTGGGCGGCATCGTATTGTCCCTGGCGCCGGGCAAGCCGGTGAGCGCCTTCGTCACCGCGATCTCGTTCCTGATCTACCTGGTGTGCCGCGTGGTCTCCTGGGCCCGCGACCGGCGCGGCGGCGTCCGGGTCACGGTCCCCGAACGCCGGCCGGTGGCGGTCTGAGTTGCCAGGCCCGGGTCGTGGTGCAGCCGGAGTTGCCGTGGACCTGGTCGGGGTTGTCGCCTGCGGTCATCCGTGCTGAGCCACCCGCAACGCTCGAGCTGCCTCGACATTCGAGGTTGCGGTCGCGGTGCCGGCCGGCACGGCGCACGCTGCTGCTTCGGCATCGACCGGGTCTGACTTGTCGCGTGCTCGCCGATCCGGGGCCGGTCGACCTCGATCACCGGTGCCCGCGACGCTCGAGCCCGCCCCGGCGCCGCCCCGGCCAGTGCCCTGGCTTCCGAAGGTCGGTCGGCCAACGGGTCAATTCGGGCGGATGACCCCGCACCCCGTCGTCAGCGTCACCGGATCGGGTGTTCGGCCAGCGCCGTCTTCACCGCCGAGATGAAGCCCTCGTCCGTGAACGGCACCAGGCCACCCGCGACGTTGCGCTCCACGGCCTGCAGCACCACCACCTGCGAATCCACGAACTGGTTCACCGCCTGCGCCTGGGGCGTCTTGTCGGTCGAGTACGCCAGGTAGGTCAGGTTCGTGAACGCCGCGGTGAGGTAGCGCGAGGACGCGAGGCTGAACGAGTCCCCGTAGATGAGCGTCGGCTTGCTGATCGTGCCCGGCAGCGGGGCCGAGGTGCGGTGCACGGGCTGGTCGATGTTGGCGATGAAGCCCGACGCGCGGTCGGTGACGCCGTCGGGGCGCAGGCTGTACTGCGTGTTCGACTTCACGCCCGACTTGCCGAGCAGCAGCGGCAGGTCGGCGATGGCGTCGTACCGGCCGTCCGGAGTGGACATCCAGCTGGTGGTGACGCCGGGCTGGATCGTCTCGGCGAGCGTGCGCGTGAGCACGATCCCGCCCTCGTCCTGCCAGTGCGTGTCGTTCGGCGCGTAGATCGGGTGTCCGACATGTGCCGCGGACGCGGCGAGGGCCGGCCGCAGATCCAGCGAGTGACCGACGGTGGTCATCTTGTACCAGTCGTTCGGCGCGGCGGCCTGCGAGCACTCCTTGCCCGGGTAGCTGTCGGGCAGGAACTGGGGCACCATCGTCGTCTTGTCCGGTGTCACCACGAACACGAACTTCCGGCCGGACGCCTCCACGGCGGCGCGCAGCTCGTCGACCTTCTTCAACGTCGTGTCGAGGTCCTGGGTCGGCGTGCACTTCGCCTCGGCGTCGTAGCCGTAGTACAGCCAGCCGTCGAGACCCTGCACGACCTTGCGGTAGCCGGCCTGGCTGCTGCCCGGAGAGCTGGGTGTCGTCGGGGCGTTCGGCGCGCCCGGCTGCAGCGGCGGCGCCGGGATCGGGCCGGAGTCCGACGACGGACCCTGGTCCAGCGGAGCTTCCTCACCGAAGACCGTGCGGCTGACGCCGTCGGCCGCGTTGATGGCGCCCGCGCGGAACGACAGCTGGTCGATCGCCCACTGGGGCAGGCCGGTGAAGAAACCGAACCCGTCGCCGATGCTCGGGAAGCCCGCGAGCTTGTGATTCTCGATCTCCGTCGGCCGCACCCCGAACACCCACAGCAGCGTCGGCGTCGTGAAGAACAGCAACGCGCAGATCAGCGCCGTGAGCTGCCGCTTGCCGTGGCGGGGGCGGTGCAGCGCGTGCTCGCGCGGCAGGTACGCCTCGTGGACGGCTGGCAGCTGGTGAGATTCGGACGCCACTTGCTCACGGTAGCCACTTCGGGTGAACGGGGTGCGGGCAACCGCCGAAACTCAGCCGAGCATCAGCAGGACCTGCAGCTCACCGACCACGAACCCGATCACGCCGCCGACGGCGATGAGCTTCCACTCGTCCTGCCGGAACGCCGGACGCAGCAGGCCCTCGAACTCCACGGGTGTGAGCGCGAGCATGCGCTGTTCGATGACCTTGGCGACGTCCATGGCCTGCGTGAGGTAGCCCTCGGCGTAGCGGACGGTCAGCGGCAGCTCCGCGAGCGCCCGCTTCGCCGCTTCGTGCTTCATCTCCTGCAGTCGCCGGCCGCCGACGGCCATCGTGAGCACGGGTTTCGCCAGGCTGGCCTGCTGGTCGACGGCGTGGCCCACCGCGCGTTCGACCATCGCCACGAGCCGGTCGGACTTCGGGCCGCGCAGCAGCGCCTCGAGCAGGTTCGCCGTGGTCAGGACCTCGGAGGCGATCAGCTCGCCGTACTGCCGGGCGACCTCGGCGCGCCGGCGTTGGAACTTGCCCTGCAGGATCACGCGGCCGAACCGGACTGGTTCGCGCGGCAGGAAGATCATCTTGATCGCCAGCCAGTCGGTGAACAGGCCGATGCAGCCGCCGAAGAGTGGCAGCACGAGCGGCTGGCGCGTGAACGCCCACACGACCGCCTGCACGACCCCGAGACCGAACCCGAAGAAGATGCCGGCGCGCGCGATGAACGTCATCTCCGGGCGCGACGTCTCGCGGATCAGCTTCACGAGCAGGGCCTTGTCGCGCGTGAGGGCTTCGACCGTCATGTGCCGCACGTCGAGCACTTCGTCGAGGTTGTCGCGCACGTCCTCGAGGAACTCGCGCACGAGCCGCGGCGCGTTGGCCTGGACCTGCTTGATGAGCAGCTCCTGCGCGAGCGTCGGCAGGACCTCCCACAGCCTGGGGTGGTGCTGCTCCAGCACGTCGCGGGCGATGCCGTCGACGGCGCGCAGCAGCGGTTGCTCGAGCTCGCGCGTGACGATGACCGGGTCGATCTTGTCGAAGATCTCCTTGATGTCGAGCAGGTTCGTCGTGAGCAGTTCGGTGGCGATGGCCGCCATCCGGCCGCCGTGCTTGGGCACCACGCCCTGCCAGCCGAGGAACGGCTTGATCCCCACGAATTCGAGCGGGCGGAACATCATCTCGATCGCGACGCGCTTGGTGACGTAGCCGATCAGCGCGGCGATGAACGGCATCGTGGCGTAGACGGGCCAGTGCCGCGCGAGGTCGTCGAGGACCACGTCCAAACCGGCCTCCCTCCCGCTCGCCAGCAGAACGGTATCGCAGTTTCAGCGCAGGACGACCAGCGCCTGGAGCTCATCGACGAGTCCGCCGATGACCGCGCCGACGGCGATCAGCTTCCCTTCGTCCTGCCGGAACGCCGGGCGGCGGATGGTCTCGGGCACGCGTTCGGCGGATTTCGCGGCGGCGGCCTGCTTCATTTCCTGGAACCGTTTCGTGCCGACGGCGATCGCGACGAACGGCTTCAGGACGCGCGCCTGCGAGTCGATCGTCCGCTGCACCTCGCGGGTGATCATCGTGAACAGGCGATCGGACTTCGGGCCGCGCAGCGCAGAAAGACGCCCTGCCACGAGTACAGGCCGAAGAACCGTTTCGGCTCAAGCGAGAAGAAGATCATCTTCAACGCGAGCCAGTCGGTGAGCCAGCCGATGCCGAGGCCGAACAGGGGCAGCACGATCGGCGATTTCGTGAGGGTCCACGCGAGCAGCTGCACGCACCCGAGAACGAACCCGAAGACGATTCCCGGCCGCGCGATGAACTGCGTTTCCGGCGGGAGGTGTCGCGGATCAGGCGGTCGAGGAGCGCTTTGTCGCGACGAGGCTGGTCACGACAAGATGCTCGAGGTCGAGCACGGCCTCGATGTCCAGCACCTCGCGCGTCACGTCTTCGACGACTTCGAGCAGCGGTTGCTCGATCTCCTTGGCCACCTGCGCGGGGTCGAGGCGGGCGAAGATTTCTTTCGGGGCGACGAGGTTCGTGGTGAGGATTTCCGCGGCCGTCATCGCTATGCGTTCGGCGTTGGCGGGAAGCACCTTTTGCCGGCCGCGGAACGGTCTGACGCCGACGAACTCGACGGGCCGGAACATCATTTCGCTCGCCACGCGTTTGGTGACGTAGCCGATCAGCGCGGCGATGAACGGCATCGTCGGGTAGACCTGCCAGTGCTGCACCGCGATCCCCTTGTTTCGCGTTCACCGCACGGTTGCGGGCCGAGGTCGGGGCGGCAGGGGCAAGACCTGCGGTTCTCCGGTTCTGTGGTTCGTCGGCGATGCGGCCGCTGCGCGA encodes:
- a CDS encoding metal ABC transporter permease, with protein sequence MDGMFDFGKTWELIVALPSVQTALIAAAVLGLVAGILGPLIVMRRMSFAVHGTSELAFTGAAGALLLGIGVEYGALLGAVAAALLLGILGTRDADRDSVIGVILSFGLGMGVLLLSFYKGRSANKFGILTGQIITVDSTNLTALVVSAVAVLAVLACVYRPLLFASVDRNVAVARGVPVKSLTVVFALLVGVATALSVQIVGSLLVVALMVTPAAAAARVTASPLRATVLSVVFAEVSALGGIVLSLAPGKPVSAFVTAISFLIYLVCRVVSWARDRRGGVRVTVPERRPVAV
- a CDS encoding DUF445 domain-containing protein codes for the protein MDVVLDDLARHWPVYATMPFIAALIGYVTKRVAIEMMFRPLEFVGIKPFLGWQGVVPKHGGRMAAIATELLTTNLLDIKEIFDKIDPVIVTRELEQPLLRAVDGIARDVLEQHHPRLWEVLPTLAQELLIKQVQANAPRLVREFLEDVRDNLDEVLDVRHMTVEALTRDKALLVKLIRETSRPEMTFIARAGIFFGFGLGVVQAVVWAFTRQPLVLPLFGGCIGLFTDWLAIKMIFLPREPVRFGRVILQGKFQRRRAEVARQYGELIASEVLTTANLLEALLRGPKSDRLVAMVERAVGHAVDQQASLAKPVLTMAVGGRRLQEMKHEAAKRALAELPLTVRYAEGYLTQAMDVAKVIEQRMLALTPVEFEGLLRPAFRQDEWKLIAVGGVIGFVVGELQVLLMLG